A part of Armatimonadota bacterium genomic DNA contains:
- a CDS encoding exo-alpha-sialidase, with protein sequence MPEHSVAYHHPDANFHADFPDMTRAPSGDLVMVLRKCGPWAHRATFGFDRPLTFFETDAELLVLRSTDGGASFAPVTSLFRGLAYDPMICTLKDGRLMAGAVVGEAGTRQHRASMRGVLHRHLPQLDTVITLHGIGLWFSEDDGVTWEPGREPICVPGWENAYNLRKAFQLADGTLILPVTIGYPWRTRYVGLLRSWDLGSTWGDPSYVAEDPAGRAHYAAGVGYWEPAMAVTPRGEMVCVCVEDNRTSAPARLGAPRSFEATEDLPRLMVTHSVDSGFTWSGPQDTSLRGDFPSMALLGDGRLLLTYTRRRPGDAAVVCRLSEDGGVTWSDERVIAHSPDGAFYYPNSVLLSDGRIATCVMAGAPNLVRSVELVRWSPADT encoded by the coding sequence ATGCCGGAGCACTCGGTCGCCTATCATCACCCCGACGCAAACTTCCACGCAGATTTTCCCGACATGACGCGGGCACCCTCGGGCGATCTGGTCATGGTGCTGCGTAAGTGTGGCCCATGGGCGCACCGCGCCACGTTCGGATTTGATCGCCCGCTGACCTTCTTCGAGACCGATGCTGAGCTTCTGGTGTTGCGGTCCACCGACGGCGGCGCTTCTTTCGCTCCAGTCACCAGCCTGTTCCGCGGCCTCGCTTACGACCCGATGATCTGCACCCTCAAGGACGGGCGCCTGATGGCGGGGGCGGTCGTTGGTGAGGCAGGGACCAGACAACACCGGGCAAGCATGCGCGGTGTCCTGCACCGTCATCTGCCCCAACTCGACACGGTAATTACCCTTCACGGGATAGGCTTGTGGTTCTCCGAGGATGACGGCGTCACCTGGGAGCCGGGCCGCGAACCGATATGCGTTCCTGGCTGGGAGAACGCCTACAACCTGCGCAAGGCATTCCAGCTTGCTGACGGCACGCTCATCCTGCCAGTGACCATCGGCTATCCATGGCGGACCCGTTACGTTGGCCTGCTGAGATCCTGGGACCTGGGCTCTACGTGGGGTGATCCATCGTACGTGGCCGAAGACCCGGCCGGCCGTGCCCATTACGCGGCGGGGGTGGGGTACTGGGAGCCGGCGATGGCAGTGACCCCACGCGGCGAGATGGTCTGCGTGTGCGTTGAGGACAACCGCACTAGCGCCCCCGCGCGCCTTGGTGCGCCCCGATCTTTCGAGGCCACGGAAGACCTTCCCCGGTTGATGGTTACCCACAGCGTTGACTCGGGCTTCACGTGGAGTGGGCCGCAGGACACCAGCCTGCGCGGGGACTTCCCGAGCATGGCGCTCCTCGGAGACGGCCGCCTGCTGCTCACGTACACAAGACGGAGGCCCGGAGACGCGGCGGTGGTCTGCAGGCTCAGCGAAGACGGTGGCGTCACGTGGTCGGATGAGCGCGTGATCGCGCACTCACCTGACGGGGCCTTCTACTACCCCAACAGTGTGCTTCTCAGCGACGGCCGGATTGCCACCTGTGTGATGGCAGGCGCCCCGAATCTGGTGCGCAGCGTTGAGCTTGTGCGATGGTCTCCGGCCGATACCTGA